The nucleotide sequence TATTCCCTCAATATCATTATCTGGCTTCCAATTTTTAATACAAACAAGCCATTTTTCATTTTTATATACACAAAGTATTCCTTCTCTATTATTTTCATATATATCTGGTTTCATTTTTCATTTCTCCTTTTTTAAATTTATATTTCAGTTTTTCCTTGAATCGGAACTCCGTAACCAAATGCACCTTCCATGCCGCACACATTAGCCGCAAATATTGCTCCGCTTTTCATAGCACTTTCTAATCTTATCTTCATGCTTTCTTTTGTTCCTTCAACTAATTTTCCTGTTTCGGATGTCTGTAAAAGCGAGCAAAGGAAAGTTGAAAAATATGAATCTCCTGCACCCATTGTATCAATAATATTGGCAGCCATAATAGCAGAAGTATACAAGAAATCACCATTGTAGAGTACATATGATCCATCTTCTCCTATTGTTCCAAGGACTATTTTCACTCCATAATTTTGAACTTTTTTCATTTCTTTTTCTCGTTCTTCAGCTGTCAAATGAGCACATGATAAGATTGCCACATCAATATACGGACAAACCTTCAAAAGATATTCATCTGTCCATCTCATAGAAAAATCATACGCAATTGGTACTCCCGTTGCATGAAGCTCCTTCAAATTATCTTCAATATAGCTATTTAAATTTGTGTAAATCAAATCAAACTTTTTAATGTATTCAAAATCGTTTTCATCAAAATTATAAGAATGCTCTTTAGCAATACCACCTTTATTGGAACCAAGGAAAACACGATCAGCATTTTTCAAAGTAACTAGAGCAAATCCATTTTCTCCTTCATAATGTCGACAATGGCTGTCATCAATTCCTATCTCTTTCAATGTATTTTGTACACATTCTGCCACTTCATCATTTCCATACTTTCCAATGTATGCAGTCTCAGCTCCATTCATCTTTCCATATACACAAGTGTTAATGCACTGTCCTCCCGGATACATCTTCCCTCTTGAAAGGTATTTATCACATACATTATCGCCAATAGCAACAATTTTATAATTCTTCATTTTTCTTCTCCTTCTATAACAGT is from Clostridium acetobutylicum ATCC 824 and encodes:
- a CDS encoding fructoselysine 6-kinase encodes the protein MKNYKIVAIGDNVCDKYLSRGKMYPGGQCINTCVYGKMNGAETAYIGKYGNDEVAECVQNTLKEIGIDDSHCRHYEGENGFALVTLKNADRVFLGSNKGGIAKEHSYNFDENDFEYIKKFDLIYTNLNSYIEDNLKELHATGVPIAYDFSMRWTDEYLLKVCPYIDVAILSCAHLTAEEREKEMKKVQNYGVKIVLGTIGEDGSYVLYNGDFLYTSAIMAANIIDTMGAGDSYFSTFLCSLLQTSETGKLVEGTKESMKIRLESAMKSGAIFAANVCGMEGAFGYGVPIQGKTEI